A section of the Triticum dicoccoides isolate Atlit2015 ecotype Zavitan chromosome 7A, WEW_v2.0, whole genome shotgun sequence genome encodes:
- the LOC119329733 gene encoding bZIP transcription factor RISBZ5-like isoform X1, with translation MKKCASELEFEAFIRQHLAAAEAEAEAQRGRPGHGNDDGGFGGDPGARADVFSPGSGLPGLCFGDSQNALELEGSNPGHLWWSEGLRAPPHHAAPAPTQSQTPAVSASPRETISGNQALETESDSDSESLVEIQGGRCKRSGKSSDTRRIRRMVSNRESARRSRRRKHAQLTDLELQVEQLKSESATLFKQLTEANQQFTTAVTDNRILKSDVETLRIKVKMAEDMVARGAVSCGLGQQLGLAPLLNSRKM, from the exons ATGAAGAAGTGCGCGTCGGAGCTGGAGTTCGAGGCCTTCATTCGGCAGCAcctcgccgccgccgaggccgaggCCGAGGCCCAGCGGGGCAGGCCTGGCCACGGAAACGACGACGGCGGGTTCGGCGGCGACCCCGGCGCCAGAGCGGACGTGTTCTCCCCCGGCAGCGGCCTGCCGGGCCTCTGCTTTGGCGACTCG CAGAACGCCCTGGAGCTGGAAGGGAGCAACCCCGGCCACTTGTGGTGGTCCGAAGGCCTCCGGGCGCCGCCGCACCACGCTGCCCCGGCGCCAACCCAGTCGCAAACGCCCGCCGTTTCCG CTAGCCCGAGGGAAACAATCTCAGGGAACCAGGCTCTCGAAACCGAGTCGGACTCTGACAGCGAGTCATTGGTCGAGATTCAGGGCGGCCGATGCAAGCGGAGCGGCAAATCATCAGATACCAGGCGAATAAGAAG GATGGTGTCCAACAGGGAGTCAGCTCGACGGTCCAGGAGGAGGAAGCATGCGCAGCTGACTGACCTTGAGTTGCAG GTCGAGCAACTTAAAAGTGAAAGTGCAACCCTCTTCAAGCAACTGACAGAGGCAAATCAGCAGTTCACCACCGCGGTCACTGACAACAGGATCCTCAAATCAGATGTAGAGACCTTAAGAATCAAG GTAAAAATGGCAGAAGACATGGTGGCTAGAGGCGCAGTGTCATGCGGCCTAGGACAGCAGCTCGGATTGGCACCACTTCTGAACTCCAGGAAGATGTGA
- the LOC119329733 gene encoding bZIP transcription factor RISBZ5-like isoform X2: MKKCASELEFEAFIRQHLAAAEAEAEAQRGRPGHGNDDGGFGGDPGARADVFSPGSGLPGLCFGDSNALELEGSNPGHLWWSEGLRAPPHHAAPAPTQSQTPAVSASPRETISGNQALETESDSDSESLVEIQGGRCKRSGKSSDTRRIRRMVSNRESARRSRRRKHAQLTDLELQVEQLKSESATLFKQLTEANQQFTTAVTDNRILKSDVETLRIKVKMAEDMVARGAVSCGLGQQLGLAPLLNSRKM; encoded by the exons ATGAAGAAGTGCGCGTCGGAGCTGGAGTTCGAGGCCTTCATTCGGCAGCAcctcgccgccgccgaggccgaggCCGAGGCCCAGCGGGGCAGGCCTGGCCACGGAAACGACGACGGCGGGTTCGGCGGCGACCCCGGCGCCAGAGCGGACGTGTTCTCCCCCGGCAGCGGCCTGCCGGGCCTCTGCTTTGGCGACTCG AACGCCCTGGAGCTGGAAGGGAGCAACCCCGGCCACTTGTGGTGGTCCGAAGGCCTCCGGGCGCCGCCGCACCACGCTGCCCCGGCGCCAACCCAGTCGCAAACGCCCGCCGTTTCCG CTAGCCCGAGGGAAACAATCTCAGGGAACCAGGCTCTCGAAACCGAGTCGGACTCTGACAGCGAGTCATTGGTCGAGATTCAGGGCGGCCGATGCAAGCGGAGCGGCAAATCATCAGATACCAGGCGAATAAGAAG GATGGTGTCCAACAGGGAGTCAGCTCGACGGTCCAGGAGGAGGAAGCATGCGCAGCTGACTGACCTTGAGTTGCAG GTCGAGCAACTTAAAAGTGAAAGTGCAACCCTCTTCAAGCAACTGACAGAGGCAAATCAGCAGTTCACCACCGCGGTCACTGACAACAGGATCCTCAAATCAGATGTAGAGACCTTAAGAATCAAG GTAAAAATGGCAGAAGACATGGTGGCTAGAGGCGCAGTGTCATGCGGCCTAGGACAGCAGCTCGGATTGGCACCACTTCTGAACTCCAGGAAGATGTGA